A single region of the Zootoca vivipara chromosome 2, rZooViv1.1, whole genome shotgun sequence genome encodes:
- the CISH gene encoding cytokine-inducible SH2-containing protein, which translates to MLFPWSWSDMILCVQGSHPLLAEEKIRSLSLGGLAANLSEQVMQPLSVAPFQEEPAPPFVAPTPDNSPPQARDPEEDLLCIAKTFSYLRESGWYWGSITASEAKQQLQKMPEGTFLVRDSTHPSYLFTLSVKTNRGPTNVRIEYADSKFRLDSNCLSKPRILTFPDVVSLIQHYVLSCTVESKSDAPYPPPMTLPPMQKEVSAVHLKLIQPLKHRDSPPSLQHLCRLRINRSTAETDQLPLPKRMNDYLKQYPFQL; encoded by the exons ATCCCATCCTTTGCTGGCAGAGGAGAAGATCAGGAGCCTATCGCTTGGGGGCCTTGCAGCGAATCTGTCAGAGCAAGTCATGCAGCCTCTGTCAGTCGCACCCTTCCAAGAAGAGCCTGCTCCGCCCTTTGTGGCGCCCACACCGGACAACAGCCCGCCTCAAGCACGAGACCCAGAAGAGGATCTGCTGTGCATTGCCAAAACATTTTCATATCTGCGGGAATCTG GCTGGTACTGGGGCTCTATCACAGCCAGCGAAGCCAAGCAGCAGCTCCAGAAGATGCCCGAGGGGACTTTCCTGGTACGGGACAGCACTCACCCCAGCTACTTGTTCACCCTCTCAGTCAAGACCAACCGAGGCCCCACCAATGTACGCATTGAATATGCCGACAGCAAGTTCCGGCTAGACTCAAACTGCCTCTCCAAGCCTCGCATTCTGACTTTTCCGGACGTGGTCAGCCTGATCCAGCATTATGTTCTTTCCTGCACCGTGGAGAGCAAGAGCGACGCGCCTTACCCACCTCCCATGACTTTGCCTCCTATGCAGAAGGAGGTCTCGGCCGTGCACCTGAAACTCATCCAGCCTCTCAAGCACAGGGACAGCCCTCCCAGCCTCCAACACCTCTGCAGGCTACGGATCAACCGGTCGACTGCCGAGACAGACCAGTTGCCTCTACCAAAGAGAATGAATGACTATTTGAAACAGTACCCTTTCCAGCTTTGA